One genomic region from Spirulina subsalsa PCC 9445 encodes:
- a CDS encoding HEAT repeat domain-containing protein: MDPLNTIAGVVIGVALSAIFGAGVFRKAREEQEEATRVRIEQVEQELAEEHEAELQSRIAALEADYLKQSDALKASYERESEQKETELQGQLQALEATLKREKEEAIAKLRAEDKAQGQQSPPDVVLAPPAVEASPEETTTEIPPQVPPTPTLTIGSHLVAQLQGWGESKQLRYIAQMQQYCFSVDSQVREQVAIALKTLTTGQPVRGEVKTAIALLGKLSTDSQASVRLAAIQALGGIKSPQVIPYLQKALQDSSSEVIKTASAAMQKFKFYPTSAPVQVAKPALKATKVKVKA; encoded by the coding sequence ATGGATCCTCTAAATACAATCGCTGGTGTAGTTATTGGCGTGGCGTTATCGGCAATTTTTGGGGCGGGGGTTTTTCGGAAAGCCCGGGAAGAGCAGGAAGAGGCTACGAGGGTTAGAATTGAGCAGGTTGAGCAGGAGTTAGCTGAAGAACACGAGGCGGAGTTACAATCGCGGATTGCTGCGTTAGAAGCGGATTATCTCAAACAAAGTGATGCTTTGAAGGCGAGTTATGAAAGGGAGTCTGAACAGAAGGAGACGGAGTTACAGGGACAACTTCAGGCACTGGAGGCGACGTTAAAGCGGGAAAAAGAGGAGGCGATCGCAAAATTACGGGCAGAGGATAAGGCACAAGGGCAACAGTCGCCCCCAGATGTTGTGTTAGCCCCTCCTGCGGTGGAGGCGTCGCCAGAAGAGACAACAACGGAAATCCCGCCCCAAGTGCCTCCCACTCCTACGCTGACTATCGGTAGTCATTTAGTGGCACAGTTGCAAGGGTGGGGTGAATCGAAGCAACTGCGCTATATTGCCCAAATGCAGCAGTATTGTTTCTCGGTGGATTCTCAGGTGCGGGAACAAGTGGCGATCGCACTCAAAACCCTGACGACGGGACAACCGGTGCGCGGTGAGGTGAAAACAGCGATCGCGCTCTTGGGTAAACTTAGCACGGATTCCCAGGCCTCTGTTCGTTTAGCGGCCATTCAAGCGTTAGGGGGCATTAAATCCCCCCAAGTGATTCCTTACTTACAAAAAGCCTTACAAGACTCTAGTAGTGAGGTGATTAAAACAGCAAGTGCAGCCATGCAAAAGTTCAAATTTTACCCAACGTCTGCCCCAGTTCAAGTGGCAAAACCTGCACTTAAGGCGACCAAAGTTAAGGTCAAAGCCTAG
- a CDS encoding zinc metallopeptidase codes for MFYWHWSYLLLIPGMILMFWAQSKVKGTYERYSQVSSSLGLTGAQVARQILSAMDISDVKIEPVAGQLTDHYDPSAKAVRLSESVYSSTSLAAAAVAAHECGHVMQDKREYSFMNLRASLVPAANLGSRLGPFLIIAGIFLGSLGAISVWFINLGIVLFAAVIVFHLVTLPVEFDASRRALKLIDELGILQGDENQGAKAVLQAAAWTYVATALYAVLQLAQYIILSRSRN; via the coding sequence ATGTTCTATTGGCATTGGTCCTATTTGCTCTTAATCCCCGGCATGATCCTGATGTTTTGGGCGCAAAGTAAGGTCAAAGGAACTTATGAGCGTTATTCTCAGGTGTCCTCTAGTCTGGGTTTAACTGGGGCGCAAGTCGCACGACAAATTCTCTCGGCGATGGATATCAGCGACGTGAAAATTGAACCCGTTGCTGGGCAGTTAACCGATCATTATGACCCCAGTGCCAAGGCGGTTCGACTGTCTGAAAGTGTGTATAGTTCAACCTCCCTTGCTGCTGCCGCCGTGGCTGCCCATGAATGCGGTCATGTGATGCAGGATAAACGAGAATATAGCTTTATGAACTTGCGCGCTAGTCTAGTCCCGGCCGCAAATTTAGGCTCTCGTTTAGGGCCTTTCTTGATTATTGCGGGGATTTTCCTCGGTTCTTTAGGGGCAATTTCCGTCTGGTTTATTAATTTGGGGATTGTCTTATTTGCCGCCGTGATTGTTTTCCACCTCGTCACGCTGCCTGTCGAGTTCGACGCTTCCCGACGAGCGTTAAAGTTAATTGACGAGTTAGGGATTTTGCAAGGGGATGAAAACCAAGGCGCAAAAGCTGTTTTACAAGCAGCAGCTTGGACTTATGTTGCCACTGCTCTCTACGCCGTTTTGCAGTTAGCCCAGTACATTATTCTCTCCCGCAGTCGTAATTAG
- a CDS encoding serine/threonine-protein kinase gives MLNSKTYHSPVGQLLHRRYEIVQVLSSGAFGQTYIAQDITQPGRPRCVVKYYQSNRDYPNLLKTSRRIFVSEVETLKKLGNHDQIPQFFDCFEENKGFYLVQELIIGQTLSTELSFGRYGEPSAKKEQVVYLLRDLLTVLDYVHRQGVIHCDVKPNNIIRRIEDGRLILIDFGAAQPVRSPAYDKKIIHPLSLKTTVAVSPSGYLATEQLLGTPYPCSDIYALGIIAIQFLTGLDPAKLQLNLETSEINWQEHYRQNSTPEDYSEELAAILSQMVRYNYRERYPSAQAVLDALKPLLVEAKAITLEASSRALEEAFDRVSEECTQDIISLFPVPGSDRLEQEAEQANFEDWSEEKELFKPQEQPIASSIGGFSQAPSLPTTPPRRTASPKQAKAKAQSSSGQLHPSMMKMLTRMGVLVAVLNAFAIALGIYTLVDSRASEPAERLIEAEQALHAGKLEDAIAIAQSIPAESPAYEESQAFIQQWQQDWKQASHYASETERAFQSQQWQEVLTLAGKVPSIEYWRNRVSPLVKKARTQAETEAQALLNQAFSSAMNKDFAQAIEQLQRISPQTSIGQTIQPKLEEYRQKQNIRAMWMLQQAYNLAAEQEFQRAITFLEQIPADTPAGAIAKEKLPEYQQKQRVVERLGRRMSYHPSAEQPSTFSTLSDLNPGAQLQELSGVG, from the coding sequence GTGTTGAACAGCAAAACATACCATTCACCTGTCGGACAACTGCTACATCGTCGTTACGAAATTGTCCAAGTTTTAAGTTCTGGTGCGTTTGGTCAGACCTATATCGCCCAAGACATTACGCAACCTGGCCGGCCGCGTTGTGTGGTCAAATATTATCAATCGAATCGGGATTATCCCAACCTTTTAAAAACCAGTCGTCGTATTTTTGTTTCCGAGGTTGAAACGCTGAAAAAATTGGGAAATCATGACCAAATTCCCCAGTTTTTTGATTGTTTTGAAGAAAATAAAGGATTTTATTTAGTTCAAGAGTTAATTATTGGGCAAACGCTCAGTACAGAATTGTCCTTTGGGCGTTACGGAGAGCCCTCAGCGAAAAAGGAACAGGTGGTGTACCTATTACGGGATCTGTTGACGGTGTTGGATTATGTACATCGTCAAGGGGTGATTCACTGTGATGTAAAACCCAATAATATTATCCGGCGGATTGAAGATGGTCGTTTAATATTGATTGACTTCGGGGCGGCTCAACCGGTGCGTTCTCCGGCCTATGATAAAAAGATTATTCATCCTCTTTCCTTAAAAACCACCGTTGCCGTCAGTCCTTCGGGATATCTGGCAACGGAACAACTCTTAGGAACTCCTTATCCTTGTAGTGATATTTATGCGCTGGGGATTATTGCTATTCAGTTTTTAACCGGATTAGACCCGGCTAAATTACAACTGAACTTAGAAACCAGTGAGATTAATTGGCAGGAGCATTATCGCCAAAATAGTACACCAGAGGATTATAGCGAGGAATTGGCGGCTATTTTAAGCCAGATGGTGCGCTATAACTACCGGGAACGCTATCCCTCTGCTCAGGCGGTTCTCGATGCCTTAAAGCCGTTATTAGTGGAGGCTAAAGCCATCACCTTAGAGGCCTCTAGTCGAGCGTTAGAAGAGGCTTTTGACCGGGTGAGTGAAGAATGCACCCAAGATATTATTTCCTTGTTTCCGGTACCAGGGAGCGATCGCCTCGAACAAGAGGCCGAACAAGCAAACTTTGAGGACTGGAGCGAAGAGAAGGAACTCTTTAAACCCCAAGAACAACCTATTGCCTCGTCGATAGGGGGATTTAGCCAAGCGCCCAGTCTACCCACTACTCCCCCCCGTCGCACCGCATCACCGAAACAAGCCAAAGCTAAAGCCCAATCAAGCTCGGGACAACTCCACCCCAGCATGATGAAAATGCTCACTCGTATGGGGGTTCTGGTAGCCGTGTTAAATGCCTTTGCCATTGCCTTGGGGATTTATACTTTAGTGGATAGTCGGGCGAGTGAACCCGCAGAGCGTCTGATTGAGGCAGAACAAGCCTTACACGCCGGAAAACTCGAAGATGCGATCGCCATTGCCCAATCCATCCCCGCCGAAAGTCCCGCCTACGAAGAGTCTCAGGCTTTTATCCAACAGTGGCAACAGGACTGGAAACAAGCCTCCCACTACGCCAGCGAAACTGAACGGGCGTTTCAGTCCCAACAATGGCAAGAAGTCCTGACTCTGGCGGGGAAAGTTCCCTCCATTGAGTACTGGCGCAATCGAGTTAGTCCCTTGGTCAAAAAGGCTCGCACCCAGGCGGAAACCGAAGCTCAAGCCCTGCTCAATCAAGCCTTTAGCTCGGCTATGAACAAAGACTTTGCCCAAGCTATTGAACAGTTACAACGTATCTCCCCTCAAACCAGTATCGGTCAAACCATCCAACCGAAACTAGAGGAATATCGTCAGAAACAAAACATTCGCGCCATGTGGATGTTGCAGCAAGCCTACAATTTGGCCGCAGAACAGGAATTTCAACGGGCGATTACCTTTCTTGAACAAATTCCCGCCGATACTCCCGCAGGTGCGATCGCCAAAGAAAAACTACCTGAATACCAACAAAAACAGCGCGTCGTGGAGCGACTTGGCCGCCGAATGTCCTATCATCCCAGTGCAGAACAACCCTCCACCTTCTCCACCCTCTCGGATCTCAATCCCGGAGCCCAATTACAAGAATTAAGCGGTGTTGGGTAA
- a CDS encoding methyltransferase domain-containing protein: protein MIDRPESYPKSTRTASQLAFVFKSTSKVPLEIYQKIRGSLKQSLKFSKISLKTLVRKYTGKSDTERWSQVTNLHQSWDTRTQQMAALLTANSSVLEFGAGRMVLKQHLPAGCSYTPSDLVDRGENTLICDLNAATLPAFPAHDVAVFSGVLEYVNDVPKLISHLAPSVKVILASYAVYEKNTKERRRRGWVNDYTSNEFIALFAERGFQCVHTEIWQSQVIHKFMKFDCHPQGDGAFNATLL from the coding sequence ATGATAGATCGTCCTGAGTCTTACCCTAAATCAACCAGAACAGCAAGTCAGCTTGCTTTTGTCTTCAAATCAACCTCAAAAGTACCACTTGAAATTTATCAAAAGATCCGAGGAAGTCTGAAGCAAAGTCTGAAGTTCTCGAAAATATCGTTAAAGACTTTAGTCCGCAAGTATACCGGAAAATCAGATACAGAACGTTGGAGTCAAGTCACAAATTTACACCAAAGTTGGGACACAAGGACTCAACAAATGGCGGCTTTACTCACGGCGAACTCTTCCGTTTTAGAATTTGGTGCGGGTCGAATGGTCTTAAAACAACATCTCCCGGCTGGATGTTCTTATACGCCTTCCGATTTAGTAGATCGGGGAGAGAATACTCTGATTTGTGACCTAAATGCTGCTACTCTTCCAGCATTTCCTGCCCATGATGTTGCGGTATTTAGTGGGGTTTTAGAATATGTGAACGATGTGCCGAAACTCATTTCTCACTTAGCCCCGTCGGTTAAGGTTATCCTCGCTTCCTATGCTGTTTACGAAAAAAACACTAAGGAACGCCGACGAAGAGGGTGGGTGAATGATTACACATCAAACGAATTTATAGCACTATTTGCTGAACGAGGTTTCCAATGTGTTCATACTGAAATATGGCAATCTCAAGTCATCCATAAATTCATGAAGTTTGATTGCCACCCACAAGGAGATGGGGCTTTCAACGCAACATTGCTGTAA